Within Streptomyces sp. NBC_00704, the genomic segment GGCGGCGGCGACCGCGGCCTCGTCGAGACCGAGGCCGCGCCCGATCCGCTCGTGGTGGTGGACCTCGTACGGCGCCCCGTAGACGTGTCCGACGCGCAGGACGGCCAGTTCGCGCAGGGGGTGCGGGAGCGCGCCGCGGGCGATCGCGTCGCCCAGCCGCACCAGGTCGGGAGCCAGCGCCGGCGAGTGGAACACCATGCGGTACACGTTGAGGGCGGACCGCTCCTCGGCGATCTCCCGTGCCCTGGGGGGAAGCGC encodes:
- a CDS encoding carboxymuconolactone decarboxylase family protein, yielding MDYPDLSALPPRAREIAEERSALNVYRMVFHSPALAPDLVRLGDAIARGALPHPLRELAVLRVGHVYGAPYEVHHHERIGRGLGLDEAAVAAAAGTGSPQGLPAEQAAVLALTDRLLERHGLTDADRTLALSFLTVEQLSDLVLTVGFYQLVCTYLNAFEVTTEGEGNPG